In Podospora pseudopauciseta strain CBS 411.78 chromosome 2 map unlocalized CBS411.78m_2, whole genome shotgun sequence, the genomic stretch GCAGTGTTGATGTTAAAGGTAAGAAAAGGGGTACAGTGGAAGCcaagaaaaaagcaaaagtTTGCTCCAAGTTGAGAGGTATTTTGTTATAGAGATGAAAAGAAATCAGACTCAACTAACCGATAACTTAACGACTGATGCTTATTTCTGATAGAGCTGGCGATTGGATTGTTGTATGAAGCTGCATATGTTTAACAAAGCCCGTGAACAAGGCTGCAACTGAAATGGGTCAGTCGCTGTGGTGACCAAAGTCAATAAAGGACCACATGTGGACACTTACCACCTCATCAAAGGCGTCGGGTTTTGCAGCAAATGCCAACTGATTAAAGTGAACGCTTCTTAATCTGGCGGGCGACAGCTGCTCTCGGACTCGCGATGGGGGTTGAACTGGCTGTTGCAGAGGTGATGCCTTCATGTGAAAAGGAGAAAATCTCCAGCGCTGAGGCTGGAGATTCTTGGGTGTTTCTAGCCCCACTTTGAGAGCcaggggtgaagagggaCTGGTCGCCTGGTTGCCAAGAACATGACAGTTGGAGCCTCGAAAGCCAGCCTTGCAAGTTATCATCAAGATGCCGGCATTGGATCTATCTTGACTTAAAACAGCCTTCTGATGCAAGTGACCAGCAGACTTGATTAGGGACCGAAGGACCATATCGGCGCCTCGGCAAGTTCAGTATGCGATCGATCAGAAGTCCTGTTCTAACAGAAAGTTGGAGCCCCTGCACATATGGAGTGAGGAGGCGATGCGGGTCTTGgcttccccaacccacaatgggttggtggtgttcaaACGTGAATGTTTCAATCATCACATCAAAATTTATTACAAGatctatataatattatgTACTCGTTTACATCATTCATGTCGTCTTTTGAGCTTGGAGCACCGAAGTACCTCTGCGGCGCCCGCCTGCAAAAATATCGGCCTTGGGCTCGGCCCAAGTCGCCGTGCTGGGCAGCTCATGCTCCTTGATCTCAGTTGGGCCTTTTCCATACATCCAGTATTGAACCCCAAGAAAGGAGTCACAGCAGGCCTGGAAGATACCGCAGAGCTTGAACGCCCATGGGATGGTCGTCTTGGAGGTGAAGAACCAAAACATCTTCATGCTGTCACCGAGCAGCCAGCTGGCCAAGACGGAGAACCGGAAACCTTTGCAGGACCGGGACTTCGCATTGGCGATAATCTGTGGCAGAGGCAGTATAGCCTCAACAGCGAGCCCGATGTAGCCGATCAAGGAAGAATACCCCTGGTACACCGACGGAATAGGGGAGAGCAAGAGCTCGCAAGCCACCAGGCCGACAAACAGGGACATTATAAACTGCCAGTATCTGCTCCCAACGTCAGCCAGCGATTTCTTTACATTATGATAGTGTCGAGAGGAACACACGGTTTGGGAGACCTCCACTGCCAAAAGTTGAACGGCCGTTGTCTCTCTCGCTCATTTACTTTGGCGAAGGGGACAGCAGCGTCACCGCCCTTTGACGAGGGCGCGGGGCGATGGTCGAGCGCAATCTTGAGAAGAACGACCTGCATGACGGTCATGACAAGCGATTGTATAAGGAGGGCAATGTCGAATTTGGCACCAGGGTAGTAGAATATCCTGCAGGGCTGGCGCGTTAGCAAGAAGCAGCCAAAAAAAGACACGGCATCTCGGGGACCACGAACCTGAGCAGCGAGGCCACAAGCATGATGAGGGGTATGTCGAGCGAGAAGCCGGCGCTCGACTTTGCGCGGTGCATCGAGTAGGCCTGGTCACTGTACGAGAGCAGCGGTGACAGCACGAGGAACCCCGGGGTCAGATACCCCGACAAGGTGGTTAACCAGCTCatgttgggttggttgataTTGTCCCGTTCGCTGGCGAGTGTTGCTATTATTAGGGGAGCGCGGGCGCGGTAAGGTAGGCAAGGTAAGGTATATTATATTCGTCGAAGAGGGAGGACGTTCGAAGGAACACGGAGGCGTCTGTTGTGCGCTGTGCGCTGTCGCAATGGATAAATTGTAGGTTGCAGGGACGGCGGGCTCGTAGGGAGTGCCCGAGATAAGAATTGGACGGTGGATGGAACCGGAAGTTGAAATATGGTGTTCTTTCAGACGCATGCCATCCCCGATGAACAGCCCTGTAAACAACCCGCAGCACCAGAATCAAGAATCGGAACAACGGAGATAGAAAGAATGAAGAAAACAGGAGACGCGACGGGATCCTCCAATTGCAAATTTTCGGGCCCGGTCTAGAGGCCGGCAGGGTCCAACGCCGAAAGCCAGAGGCCAAACACCGTTCAAAATCCGGCCCAAATGGATCC encodes the following:
- a CDS encoding uncharacterized protein (EggNog:ENOG503NXA6; COG:S); translation: MSWLTTLSGYLTPGFLVLSPLLSYSDQAYSMHRAKSSAGFSLDIPLIMLVASLLRIFYYPGAKFDIALLIQSLVMTVMQVVLLKIALDHRPAPSSKGGDAAVPFAKVNERERQRPFNFWQWRSPKPYWQFIMSLFVGLVACELLLSPIPSVYQGYSSLIGYIGLAVEAILPLPQIIANAKSRSCKGFRFSVLASWLLGDSMKMFWFFTSKTTIPWAFKLCGIFQACCDSFLGVQYWMYGKGPTEIKEHELPSTATWAEPKADIFAGGRRRGTSVLQAQKTT